Genomic DNA from Gammaproteobacteria bacterium:
GATTTCCCGGCTCGTTGCAGCGTTCATAACAGAAGAAGCCTTAGAGTCTGAGAACCTCGCTGCGCGACTTCAAGCGTTGACAGAAGGTCTCGTACTCAAGGACACGTTGCTCCTGCAGGACGTGAGTTTCCCTTCCCAGCGTTTTCGGAACCTGACTGTACTTCTAGATACACCGATCTTGTTGTCAGTATTAGGGCTCAACGGCGAAGCGAACAGGTTGGCCACGGCCGAGTTTTTGTCATTGATTCGCGAAGCCGGTGCGATCACGGCAGCTTTCGATCCAACCGTGAGCGAAATACGGCGGATACTCGCCGTCTATGAGGATCGGCTCGGCAGGCCTGGAGGACACCTTGAGCTATATCCTACAGAGTTGACCAATCACATTTTGACACAGCGGATGGCACCCAGCGATATCCGGACCATATCGGCCATGCTCGAGAGACACCTATCGAGGCTCGCGATTCAAGTACGGAAGATGCCTAACCGGGACCGACGTTTCACTTTGGATGAGACGGTTCTTGCAGAGGCATTGGCGGGAGAGACAGATAACTCTGAAACCCCGCGCATCCGTCACGACGTGGACGTCATTGCGGCCACATTGACTCTCCGACGGGGGCGGATTGCCACCTCGATCGAGCGCGCAGGAGCAGTCTTCTGTACAACCAGCGGTATGGTGATCAAGAAGGGGCAGCAATGGTATCGAGATCAAGGCGAGGCCGGGATCCCCCCGATTGTGCACCAGTACGCTCTCTCAAGTATCGCGTGGTTCAAGAAACCACAAGCTGCATACGGGATCAAGATGCACGAGTTGGCTGCTTTGTGCAGATCCGCGCTCCGGCCAAACCGTGAAACATGGGGTAAGTTCATCGTGAACTTGCGGGAGTTGTGCGACAACGAGGAAATCACGAGCGATGAGACCGTGGCCGTGGTGGCGAGTGAGCTTACTGAGCCACTTCTTGCAAGAGTGGAGGACAGCGGCGAACCAGACGCTGACACGATTCACGAGGCGATCGAGCGTGTAATAGGCAAGTACCGTGCAGAGGCCACCCAGGAGTCCCGGGAAGCGATCAGGGAGGCACGCAGCGAGACGGAAGCTGCCCGGGAGGCAACAGAAGTGACTAGACGGGCCCTCAGCGAGGCGGAGGCAGAGGTTTCTGCCGCCCGGGAGGCGACGGAAGCGACCAAGCGGGCCCTCAGCGAGGCGGACACGGAGAGATCTGCTGCCCGAGAGGCGAGCGGGAAATGGAGGGCCGTGGAGATCGCGGCCACCCTTAGGGGCCAAAGGGTAGGGAACTTCGTAGCTTGGTTGCTCTTCTCAATTCTTGCGGGACTGACTGGAGGCGCGGCACTTCACTCCATTCTCGATGTCGTCTTCGATCTGGTATTGGTGGGCTGGCTGCAATCGGCCGCGCGAGTCGTGGCAGGCGTGGGAATCTTGGTGGGGTTCTTCTCTCTACTGGGCGGGGCCAGCTTGCTCAGCGTTCGGCAGTCGGTGTCGGAGCATCTGGCTCAATGGATTCGGGACAAGTTGATCCGATTCTCCGCCGGCGAATCCCGGTCGATCACTCGACCACGGGGTACAGCACGGTGACCAGCTGACACCGGGTCTTCGTTGAAGCGAGGCTTGGCACGATGAGTTGCGGGAGGTGCGGTTTGACGGCTGGACGGAGGGGCCACCGAGCGGGCGCGCATCGGGCATTCGCCTGTGCAGCGTGCGGTCACGACGGCATCAGCAATCCTCATCGTCGAAGTCCGAGTTGCTAGAGGCCACCTTCGGGCCGTTTCCGAGCACGTAGCTGAACCGGAAGCGCTGATTCGCGTGGTTCAGGAGTCGCCGGAGCACTTCAGCGTCATCGGCTCCCCTAGCTCCGGCGAGTACGGCGCGCTGGGCGTTGTGAAACAGCGAAGGGTCAGAATGCAACCCCCGGCCCGGGTGAGCGCGGCTCGAGCGTCATGCGAAGACCGTAGCGCGGGCGAAGGGTAATCCCGCCTTGCGCTTCAAGCCGGTGTCCGGGCGCCATACGCAGGCGATAGGCGCGGGCGATGGTGGCAAGCACCATGCACGCCTCCATCATGGCAAAGCCCCTACCGATACAGATGCGCGGCCCGCCGCCGAAGGGCAAATACGCGAAACGATGACGTGCTTTGACCCGATCAGGTGTGAACCGCTCGGGATCGAAGCGTAGCGGATCCTCCCACAGCCTCGGATTGCGGTGGGTGAGGTAGGGACTGATCGTCACCACGCTGCCGGCACGAATGGCGTGCCCCCCGACCTCGTCGTCCGCGACCGCCACGCGATTGAAAGCGTGGCCCGGCGGAAACAACCGCATCGCCTCCTGGATGACCATTCGGGTATAGGGCAGCGCTTGGACGTCAGCGAACGTCGTCTCCCCTTCGCCCAGCACACGGTCCACCTCGTCGTGCAGCGCGCGTTCGATGCCGGGATGTCGCGACAGCAGGTACAGCGTCCACGTTAGGGCCAGCGCCGTCGTCTCATGTCCGGCGGAGAAGAACGTGAGGACCTCGTTGCGGAGCTGCCGGTCCGTCATCCCCTCGCCGGTCTCGTCGTCGCGCGCGGCGAGGAGCAAACCCAACAGATCTTCAGGACCGTGCTGGGTGGCGCGTCGTGAAGCAATGATGCCGTAGACCATCCGGTCGAGCCGAGCCAGCGCTGAGCGGGTGCGGTGCGAGCGCCATCGTGGGATCCATGCCGGGAGGCCGAGAAGGTCAAGCGGATTCGGCGTGCCCAGGGACGCAAGGAGTGTCGTCATCGCCCGCCCCAGCTCATCTATCGAGTTGGCAATCTGGCTGGAGAACAGCGCCTCGGCGACGATCTCCATCGTGAGCGACATCATTTCGTGGGCGATGTCGAGGCGTTCTCCCCTCTCACACGGCGTGCGCCAGCGTTCGATGCGCTGCCGCGCGCGACGCACCATCACATGGGCTGCCTGCGCTAGGTGCTGGTGATGGAAGGCGGGGGCCATGATGCGGCGCTGGCGGCGCCAGAAGTCGCCCTCGCTGATCACCAGGTTGTTGCCCAGAGCCCACTCAAGAATCTGGCGGGCAAGGTGTCCCTTGACATAGTTCTGGCGGTTGGTGACGAGGATGTGCTCGATGAAATCGGGTTCATTGAGGAGAACGAAGTTGTGAAAAAGAAGCCGTACTTCGCTGAAGTCGGCGACGAAAGAGTCGCGGGTGTACACGGACAGTTGGTTGTCGCGCAGCAAACGGAGGAACTGGATCAGATTGACTCTCTCAGCCAGCGGTTCGGGTACAACGCCTGGTTCGTAGGCGACTGCGGGGTGAACTGCCGTCATCGTCGCGTCAACTCCATCTGGACGGCTGGAGCCTCCAGAAGCAGCGTGTTGCCCCGCTTCCTCGGGACGAGCCGAATGAGTCTTCTCATTGTAATTTAGTCGGGAACCAGGATCACGTCAGGCAGCCGACCGGCGAACCGCAACGCGACGCGGTGCCGACCACGAGGGTCTTCCGCTGCCGCCCTCTGGCCGCTCAGGCGACACTTCGGCGGGTGATGGCTTGGCGCAGACCTTCCAGCAGACCCTCCAGGTGCGCCATGCGCTCCCGGAGTTCCCCGATCTGGGTGTCCACATGTCTACGGAGGTTAGCAACCTCACCGCGCAATTCCTTCAAATCCTGACGTGTGGCGCGAGTCTGGACCAGGATGAGACTCCCCAGGGGAATGAGGATGGAGGCGATGAGGGTCAGGAGTTGTTCGTTGGTCATTATCCTGGCCGACATGTCGCAGGGCGCCCCGCAGCAGGATCTCGGTGTATGCTGCCAAGGAGTGCGTCACTTTGCCTAGGTCCTCCCCCTTGGCACCGGGCGCGAGTCGACGCGCCGCGGAACAATCCACACTCCACTCAGCCTTGGCTTGGCTGCGGTACACGGCGTCACCGTAGCTCTCGATCTCTGTGAGGAATGCTGCAACCGTGGAGACTGTCGTCATTTGCTTCCTGTCCTCGGGTGCCCCAACCGACTCACGCCCGAGATTCTGTTGGGCCGCGAAGCCACTTCTC
This window encodes:
- a CDS encoding cytochrome P450, with product MTAVHPAVAYEPGVVPEPLAERVNLIQFLRLLRDNQLSVYTRDSFVADFSEVRLLFHNFVLLNEPDFIEHILVTNRQNYVKGHLARQILEWALGNNLVISEGDFWRRQRRIMAPAFHHQHLAQAAHVMVRRARQRIERWRTPCERGERLDIAHEMMSLTMEIVAEALFSSQIANSIDELGRAMTTLLASLGTPNPLDLLGLPAWIPRWRSHRTRSALARLDRMVYGIIASRRATQHGPEDLLGLLLAARDDETGEGMTDRQLRNEVLTFFSAGHETTALALTWTLYLLSRHPGIERALHDEVDRVLGEGETTFADVQALPYTRMVIQEAMRLFPPGHAFNRVAVADDEVGGHAIRAGSVVTISPYLTHRNPRLWEDPLRFDPERFTPDRVKARHRFAYLPFGGGPRICIGRGFAMMEACMVLATIARAYRLRMAPGHRLEAQGGITLRPRYGLRMTLEPRSPGPGVAF